GGGGCGTGGGAGCTGCTGGCCCGTTACGCCTATGCCGACCAGACGGATCACCATGATGAGCGTGGCGCTCAGGAGCTGGATCACTACACGCTGGGCGTTAACTGGTACCCCGTGGATGACATTGTGGTGAAGTTCAATGCCATGTATGTGGATGCGTCCACGTCCAGCCGCGACCTGCCGGCAGGCGAGACCAAGGACTGGACCAGCATGGTGTACGCATTGCGCGTCCAGTTCGAGTTCTGAACCGACGCGCCTCGCAGCGGGAGGGCTGGCCTCGCCTCCCGCTGCTTTTTTCTAGCGCAGCGCCGCCAGCATCAAGCGCACCGCCTCTTCGCTGACTTCTTCCATGTCCTGCCGATCCACATAAATGCCGTCATTCAGCAGCTTGCACAAGCCGTGCAGGGTGGCCCAGCTGGCCTGCGCCAGGCGCAGTGGCTTGCTGCCCTGTGGCAGGGTGCCATGTTGCAACAAACCGGCGATGCGGTCGGCATAATGCCGAAAAGCCGCGAAGGCGGTCTCGCGCAGCGCATCCGTGGGCTGGCCGCTCTTCCACAAGGGGCGCCCGAACATCAGCTCATAGCGTTCCGGGTGATCGGTGGCAAAGCGCAGGTAATCGCGGACAAAGTCTCGCAGGCCCTCGGCGGGGTCATTGCCGCTACCCAGGCGCGCGTTGTCGATCATGGTTTTCAGATCACGGAAGCCTTCCTCGGCCAGCGCACTGAGCAGGGCGTTCTTGTCGCGGAAATGGTGGTAGGGCGCCATGCGCGACACGCCGATGCGCTCCGCCAGCTTGCGCAGGCTCATGCCGCCGATACCGTCTTCACGCAGCAGCTGGTCCGCCTCGCGCAGCAGGGTGGCGCGCAGATCGCCGTGGTGGTAGCCGGGCTTGTCCTGGTGGGTGGCCATGGCGTGTCCCTTGTCTGTCCCGTTGAGTCGTGTGGCTGCTGAGTCTTGACACCGTCAAGATAGCCTCTTATCTTGACGGTGTCCAGTTACCCCATTGACGAGGTCCGCCATGAGCGCTGCCGCCAATACCGTAAGCTCCCCCTACCCGCATATGCTGGCCCCGCTTGATCTGGGCTTCACCACTCTGAAGAACCGGGTGGTGATGGGCTCCATGCACACCGGGCTGGAAGACCGCATCTGGCATCGCCGCAAGCTGGCGGAATACTTTGCCGAGCGTGCCCGGGGCGGCGTTGGCCTGATCATTACCGGCGGCTTCAACCCGAATCGCAAGGGCTGGTTCTATCCGTTTTCCGGCGGCATGTTCAACATCGCCGACGCGCTCAGTCATCGCGGCGTGACCAGAGCGGTGCACGAGGCTGGCGGCAAGATCTGTCTGCAACTGCTGCATGCCGGTCGCTACAGCTACCATCCGCTGTCCCGTTCGGCTTCTGCCATCAAGTCGCCGATCAATCCGTTCAAACCCAAGGCCATGTCCACCCGCGAGGTGAAGCAGACGGTCAAGGATTTTGCCCAGGCGGCAAAGCTGGCCAAACGTGCCGGGTACGATGGTGTGGAGATCATGGGTAGCGAAGGCTACCTGATCAATCAGTTCTTCGCGCCGCGTACCAACCAGCGCACCGACGAATATGGTGGCAGTGCCGAAAACCGTCGCCGTTTTCCGCTGGAGATTGTCGAGGCCACGCGCAAGGCCTGCGGCAAGGATTTCATTATCATTTTCCGTTTGTCCGTGATGGAACTGGTGCCCGGTGGCGCCACCAGCGAGGAAATCCTGGCGTTGGCCCGGGAACTGGAAACGGCGGGCGTAAACCTGATCAACAGCGGCGTGGGCTGGCATGAGGCGCGGGTGCCGACCATCGTGACCTCGGTGCCGCGCGCGGCATTTGCCGAAGCCACTCGGCGGGTCAAGGACGTGGTCTCGGTGCCGGTGATTGCCTCCAACCGCATCAACACGCCGGACGTGGCAGAGCAGATCATTGAAAGTGGCCAGGCCGATATGGTGTCCATGGCGCGGCCGATGCTGGCGGATGCGCATTTCGTCAACAAGGCCGCCGAGAATCGCGCCGACGACATCAACACCTGCATCGCCTGCAACCAGGCCTGCCTGGATCACACCTTCCAGCTCAAGCGCGCCTCGTGCCTGGTCAACCCGCAGGCCTGTTATGAAACGGAACTGGTTTATCTGAAAACGAAAAAACCGAAAAAAGTGGCCGTGATCGGCGCAGGCCCGGCGGGGCTGTCGGCGGCCACGGTGGCAGCGGAGCGCGGCCATGATGTGACCCTGTTTGATGCGTCTGACCGCATTGGCGGCCAGTTCAATATGGCAGCGCGCATTCCCGGCAAGGAAGAGTTCTGGGAAACGATTCGCTATTTCAGCAAACGCATTGAACGTACGGGCGTCAAGCTCGTGCTGAATCGTCGCATTGCCGACGGTGAACTCGAACAGGAGGGCTTCGAAGAGATTATCGTGGCCACCGGTGTCACGCCGCGTCGTCCGGCCATTGAGGGCATCGATCATCCCATGGTGCTGTCGTATGTCGATGTGCTGCTGGGCAAGGCCACCGTGGGCCCGCGTGTGGCGCTGATCGGTGCCGGGGGGATCGGCTTCGATGTGGCGGAGTTCCTGGCGCATGACCATGGTGCGCCACAGCCGCAGCCGTTGCAGGACTGGGCGCGTGAGTGGGGCATAGACTTTCATTCCGATGCGCCGGGCAATCTGGAAACGCCGCGGCCGGTGCCGTCGGCGCGCCGCCTCTATCTGCTGCAGCGCAAGGCGTCCTCGCTGGGCAAGGATCTGGGCAAGACGTCCGGG
This region of Isoalcanivorax indicus genomic DNA includes:
- a CDS encoding TetR/AcrR family transcriptional regulator, producing the protein MATHQDKPGYHHGDLRATLLREADQLLREDGIGGMSLRKLAERIGVSRMAPYHHFRDKNALLSALAEEGFRDLKTMIDNARLGSGNDPAEGLRDFVRDYLRFATDHPERYELMFGRPLWKSGQPTDALRETAFAAFRHYADRIAGLLQHGTLPQGSKPLRLAQASWATLHGLCKLLNDGIYVDRQDMEEVSEEAVRLMLAALR
- a CDS encoding NADPH-dependent 2,4-dienoyl-CoA reductase, whose product is MSAAANTVSSPYPHMLAPLDLGFTTLKNRVVMGSMHTGLEDRIWHRRKLAEYFAERARGGVGLIITGGFNPNRKGWFYPFSGGMFNIADALSHRGVTRAVHEAGGKICLQLLHAGRYSYHPLSRSASAIKSPINPFKPKAMSTREVKQTVKDFAQAAKLAKRAGYDGVEIMGSEGYLINQFFAPRTNQRTDEYGGSAENRRRFPLEIVEATRKACGKDFIIIFRLSVMELVPGGATSEEILALARELETAGVNLINSGVGWHEARVPTIVTSVPRAAFAEATRRVKDVVSVPVIASNRINTPDVAEQIIESGQADMVSMARPMLADAHFVNKAAENRADDINTCIACNQACLDHTFQLKRASCLVNPQACYETELVYLKTKKPKKVAVIGAGPAGLSAATVAAERGHDVTLFDASDRIGGQFNMAARIPGKEEFWETIRYFSKRIERTGVKLVLNRRIADGELEQEGFEEIIVATGVTPRRPAIEGIDHPMVLSYVDVLLGKATVGPRVALIGAGGIGFDVAEFLAHDHGAPQPQPLQDWAREWGIDFHSDAPGNLETPRPVPSARRLYLLQRKASSLGKDLGKTSGWVHRATLKMKGVEMIGGASYDRIDDQGLHITVGDESHLLEVDNVVICAGQESLRALYHEQAAVKHHLIGGANVAAELDAKRAIREGAELAARL